The Lytechinus pictus isolate F3 Inbred chromosome 5, Lp3.0, whole genome shotgun sequence DNA segment GTTCATTTCAAGAGGTGCATCTTTTCCCTCTCCATCTCTGGGTCTCCTTGTTTCTTCTTCAGCCGACCCCCTCCATCCTGTACCATCACCTCCAGAAACATCTCCCCCAACCTTCTCCTCCTGTTTATCTGGGAGAAGTCTCTGATATTCATCAGTCTCTTCCCTTGATCTACTGTCAACAGCTTCTTCCCCATTAGCTGGCCCATCCAAACTGTCTTTGGTATCCCCAGAACCCAAGTGCAATGGCACACTTTCATTATCTTCACTGCTTCTAAGAGTTCTGGCATTTTCACTCATCCCAGATCTGAAGCTACCGTTCTTTGAAGAATCATCTTTTCTGTTCTCTTTCGTGGGTTGCGACTTTTTTGCGTTAGCCGAAGCAATCAAGTTTTCTTGCTTGCCTTCTCCATGTTGGTAATTGCTATCAGGATCAGGCAGAAGACATTCAAGTTCTTCTctctttgcataattttcttcAAACCCTAGCCTCAtgttgtttctctgggctccaTCTAAATCTGAGGTCTCCGTCTGAAGGTTATCCTCATCAAGACCGATGACATTGGTTGATGTGCATTGCAAAGTTGCATCAGACAGTAGTGTCTGTTTTTCATAAGGTACCGCCTTGCAACtattcccttcttcttctctccccCCACCCACGTTTGTTGGAGCAACATCAGATTCTATACTAAATATTGGTGACCCACCATCACTCGTCTCGAGACCATTAACAATATCTTGCTCCAATCTCCTTGAACTTGAGGGATGATCGCATGTGTCAGACACACAAAGACCTTCAGATATTTCAAGTGGAGGTTTTCCAGAATCCCTGCAATGTGAATTCAAAAATGGGTGGAAATCACTCGAACTGTTCCCATTTTCCTTCAGGTCATCTACAACTTTATGGTCAGAGTCGGTCTTGTTCACATAAGGCAAAGGAATCTCTGAATTACCACAGGTAGGATGCTCTTTCCTCTGTAAAATAGATGAACCTTCGGGgtaattaatttcatttgcGCTGTGGAAGGCCTCTAAGACTGTTTTTTCACAATCTTTATCATCTTCAACATTCTCTCCAGATCCACCACTTAGAGTTTGCTCTTGAGTTTGACATTGACCAGCTGTCACAAGTGGAACTGTGTCTACTACCATTGCTTTGACTCCTGTATGATTATTAGCAACTATCACAATCCCTCCAATACTACCACTATCTGACAAGCCATGATCTTCTCTGCCATGGGTCTCATCTGGATACGAATGAGTCTCTCTACAAGGAATTAAAGAATCAATTGATATTAAAGAATTGGATGATAAAAAATCTCACTACAAacaaagcaacaaaaaaattgttttttttttataactttcatCACCTaccaatatcaatattttctaaaactAAAAATAACATACAAGTCAGGATGTATAGCATACTGTAAaaggataaaaatgaaatgagaaaacAATATACAGTGTATGTAAGATAAGGATCCGCAATGAATGATTGAATATCCCCCAAACAGCGAATGAATTCTTTTCGTTTATAACGCACTTGTAAATCTTTGATGACTGTACCATCATTAGTTGAGGTGTTCTCAAGAACTTATACCACAACaatgaattaaacaataaaacTCCTTTTGGAAATTAGAAAAGGCCCATCTATTTTTCTCTTCAAATGTCTAATCACAATCTCACTTCCCtaggggccttttcacacgtgaatcttgaatcatcattgtaatgattgctattgtaatcgtgactgtgataaGCGTTCATGATCtcatcatgttctagtttggtttcacacgtgctaaatatttgtcattagccttatttttcactggaatcatcattcacattacaattttttttttactgtgtgaaaGGGCAGTCAGACTCTTTCAATTACTGGCTTATGTGAGTCAATCACAATAGAGTGTGTGCAAACAGTTTTCTTCAAAGGTACTCTCACATAAATAGAAACTATGAatatggtggctcagtggttaGAGTGCACCTCACTCTGGCATAGTCATACCAAAAGACCTGAGAAATGGCCTTCTTGTCAGGCGCTCAACATTTCAGAACGTTTGGAGAAGCGTAATTGTAACAAagtgttatgcagggcccgcttgAAAATCAGCCAATAGAAGTGGCTACCATGGGTAAATAAGAgtttactattactattatccAATATTAATATAATGTTCAATGGGTGAAAATGCATCTGTTTTgatataacatacatgtacatttacgaTATATTCAGTTTCATCATATCTCCATCTTGAACAGCATTTTCCCGAATGAACAGAAAAACTCTTCcaatattaaaatcaaaattaaaagtttATATAAACTTACACATCTCCCAATACAGTTTCCGAGGAAGGTTTTCGATCATTTCTGCAATGTTTATAGCATACATAGACTGGTATCACACTGCCGCCGATAAGGACAACGGccagaagaatgatgataatgacgactCTCGTAGACACACCTCTAGCCACGTGATCTAATGTAGGAAAGAAGaccaatgtcattttttttcttttgctgaaAAGGATCAAGAAAGGTCTTGCCATAGACTTACATACAACATTTGTGCCAGAGTGTCAACTAAAGCGGAATCCAACCTAAGTCATAAAATGTTATGTAACATCTGGAGCGGAAACATTCAGTaaaaacagaatggtgacagttggaaagaaatcagacaagcaataaggaATTTACACctcagttacatgtatatggattaagataattttgttaatttcgaATTGGCAACTGGGAGAACTGGTAGCCTCTGGGACATCTaccccataggccatgtactgtacttacatgtaattctcctttaaagtaCCTATTCCCCTGCATGGCAGTActtaatcaaattaaaaaacacAGGTAGCACATATAttttacaactttttaaaattcattactTACTAAAtagtttgtccgatattgttcaaactttcacctatctaCTTGACTgaattttcctctaaaaacaagttttaaatTTAATCTTTATTTGGGTTTGACTCCCTTTTGATCTACACACAACATTGATAGAGCCAAATTATATCTGCTCCAAGTTTTGGTGACATTCTTAACTTGAAATTGTTACCACTCATGCACATACAACTTGGGGCATCTTGAAGACAAGTTACTTCCAATTTGCTTGAGACCTCAAATTTCATAAGCTCACATTCctttactaatttttttttaaagtacacacctagttaccaagaatgcataCGGCATTTCCATTTACTTGAATGTAGAATGAAAGAGCACtgttgattaaatgccttgcttaCGGTCATGGGTGCCGTGGCCAGGAACTGAACCCCAGACTTTCAAATGTCTATATTTAGGCACCTTAGACTACTCGGCCACGGCATCTCCACATTCCTTAATTACTGTTGCAAGTGCTGGAGGTAGCATCCCCCTCCACTTTTCAATTTCATGCAAATGCTATTTCATATCTGTATTCATATGTGGAATCAATGGTGAGCTGGAAGGATCAGCTTCTAACATTGGCAACATACAGTTCAATCAAAAACTAAATGATataagcaggggcggatccaggattttccaacagggggggggggggccaatttttggaggaaaattttgacaagccaaaaaaaagaaaaaaaagttttcaaccacaaataaaggatatttcgtacccgaacgaatttgacaagcaaaaaaaaaaaaaaaaaaaaacggtcttCAATTTctaaagagggggcacacctctgttttaatggcatttttacataacaaattatttattttgcttctcaaagggggggggggggggacatgtgCACCCCCCTTGGAACCGCGCCTGGATATAAGAATTATATATGATTGAAATACACTTGAAACTGGTACCAGGAATGATTGAGaatgatatatattcatttgatatcattcacatgagaaaagggagggaatcAAACCTCTGTCATCAGAGCTGCAATATCTTCAATGCAGATATGCTACCACttcttgacatttttaatattttatcaaatgaaacccccaagttttgaaaaaaaaacttggccTTCACACAGGAAAATGtattaaacaacaacaaaaatgctAAAAGAAAGAAGCAAAACTTATAGAGAGAAAAAACCAACttgttaataatatatttcaagaGAGTTTCCCATGCAGTCTGaacattgaaaataaatgatcaGTTATTATCTCACACTCACAGAGAAGACAATATTCCAGTGGATTTTCAGAGCATATgttgtgcttttttttttaaggtataTGACATGTGCAGATTATACTATCACActattatatatacacaaacACAATTATAATAGGAGTACCGTAGACTTCTCTGTGAATGCAAGCAATTTCTCAGGAAATCATGTccaaaagggaaattaattgttgaaatcaattatttttttaactacatgtatcCACTGCAGTATGGCCATGTCATTCCTAAATATGGGGCATAATGGGgctttaatttcaaaatcatatacTCTCTTAGAAATCACCATATCTATGAAAACGTATTATCAATCACGTATTGAAAATGAAGATTGGCAATACTTCATCAAAATTATCGACTTCCATTTACTGTTTACATttatctggggtggacttggcatTTAGATTTATGAAGGTTTTGTTCCTTAACTAGTTCAAGAGCATACAGTTGAGGGGCTTCATTATACAATGTGATCTCATACCTGGATACAGAGGTAGTGATGACATCCAAGATGTGATGGTAGCTACGGTCGTTACCTGCTGATTTTCAAGCCAAACTTTGCAGGCTGGGATCATTCGAGGATTGCTCAGCTTTTCACACTTCTGATTACAAAGATCTGGGTTTTGTGGATCTTTATAAAACCTAAGGAAAGAGCAAACATTTGTTCAggttattttcaataaaacccGAACTAAAATTAGTGGACTGATCTTCAAATTCTAGTCATTTTTTTCTCCACAAATCCCTACACAATGGATCCATCGCTGAAAGAGTTTCAATCAAGCACACATCAAACTATCAATCACAACTCGAATTTCAGCTTGATAAAAGCACATTTAGGATTGCATATGACCTGAGTTTGACAGGGCTAAAAGGCTTTCCCTGCTTTCCTGAAAACACAAGTATACTGTTACCGTATAACACTCTTTTTCCAAGTTCAAAACAAGTTGAACCCCTGCCTTGCCTGTATTACAAGATTCATATAGAAGCAgtgttgattttgaaaacaaCTGAATTTTCACGAAAGGAGAATAAAAAGTTAGACACCcattcataaaatgataaaatatgaagTTCTTTGACCCCCAAATTGCCTTTTGTTTGACCTTGACTGTGAAACTTTGTTTAAATTTCAAAAAACAAActcatttaaatttcatttactttgatttaaaagtacttttaaaataatgaagaaaaaacatatAACAATTCTGATACTTCATCTGAAATGACCTTTACCCAGTAACCTATTATTATAGTTCATCTAATTTCTGAAACCTGTTCATCACATCCAGGTTCGACATAATACAGAGTTTTTACAGACTTATAAATTCAATATTATCTTGAAAGTTCATAATCTTGACATTTGGTTAGGTGTTTCCTAAGTTGATATCAGTTTATTGACCTccaaatgacatttgaccttcaCCTAAACTGACCATTAATTGTTCTGGGATAGTGAATTAAAAGTAGGTTGGattgattatcatcatcatcatgattcaaATAGGCAAAGGTATACACTCATATCTGAAGTGTTTCTTAAATATTACCATGTGAACAATTACAAATTCACCACAACCTTTTCCTTCCATACCACACATATCCTgatttcctcctttcttttgttATTCTAATTCTtgtttcttctccttctcaacatcatcatcatcatcatcaccataatgtCATAAACCACTATTATCCtaatcaccactatcatcaccaccatcggcATCATCATCGCTGCCTTCGTCATCATCtgtctttcccttttctttcttttatcttcCTCTTCAACTTCTCATTCTACTTATCTCTTTTCTTTgttctcttcttcctcttcactTTAtccttatacatgtacctcttttTCTAATCCTTCTCACTTTCCTTTTCATTtaccttctttctttccatatTTCTTCTCATCCTCCTTCTCTTCCACCACCTCCTCTATCCCACTCATCTTTCTCCATCATCAttagcaccaccaccaccatcatcatcatattattcCATCCCCCAACTTGAATAGCATGATGTCATGTATTTACGCCCATGCATGGAatgaaatgaacaaatgaataaatttaaatttCCTCATTCTGCCATaccacacatacatgtattaactgATACTCCCCAAATTAAACAACCAATGTCTTCTAAATATGCAGAGTTCAAGGTCGATCCATCAAATAATTCAATCAAGGTAATCATGTGGGCAAAACAGTCCTGAAAGACGAGCCACATGGTGTAGGAGGGGGGAAAAAACCTCTCCTTACCCAGGGAGGCACTCTCCACACACACGATCAGTAGAGAAGCTGCATTCTTGATCAATCACAGTGTTTTCACATAATCTGCAAGCCACACAGTCATAGTGATTGTAGGAGTAGTGATCCTCAGGACAGGGGACACAGACAGCATCACCATTCTCTCCATCTCCACAATACtagcaaataaaatgaaaatgaggggggatatgtttaattaaacaagtggaatgcctctggccgtctcacctgcatcacgcgattcaatatagcagcagtgctgattttgaaaactactataactcgcacaagatgttcagtgatacttggttactcttatttccacgttttatgaactagacccatacacttatagagatatgatggtaattcaacaaatacccccaacgtggccaaagttcattgaccttacatgacctttgaccttgatcatgtgacctgaaactcgcacaggatgttcagtgatacttgattactcttacatgtatgtccaagtttcaagagaaagatccatcaactttccaagttatgatggtaattcaacagatacccccattatggccaaagttcattgacctttgaccttggtcatgtgacctaaaatgcgcaaaggatgttcagtgatacttcattactcttatgtccaagttttatgaactagaccaacacactttcaaagttatggcggtaattcaacaaataccccaatttgaccaaagttcattgaccctaaatgacctttgaccttgatcatgtgacctgaaacttgcacaggatgttcagtaatacttgattactattatgtccaagtttcatgaatcagatccataaaattttaaagttatgatggtaaatctacagatacccccaattcggccaaagttcattgaccctaaatgaccattgaccttggtcatgtgacgtgaaactcatgcaggatgttcagtggtacttgattaaccttatgtataagtttcatgaactaggtccatatattttctaagttatgatgacatttcaaaaacttaaccttaggttaagattttgatgtttattcccccaacatggtctaagttcattgaccctaaatgaccattgaccatggtcatgtgacatgaaactcaggcaggatgttcagtaatacttgattaaccttatggccaagtttcatgaactaggtccatatactttctaagttatgctgtcatttcaaaaacttaacctcaggttaagatttggtgttgacgccgccgccgccgccgccgtcgccgccgccgccgccgtcgccgtcggaaaagcggcgcctatagtctcactctgctatgcaggtgagacaaaaaacaatataaaaattaaaacatgcaCTAATTTTCTCCCCTCTTTACTTAAAAAAGATAAGGCAAACCAAGCCACTTTAAAGTGTCCATTTTGTAatccttcctttcttcccccctttaATACCAAACATTAATTCCTTTgagtttgaaaataaatcatgtaaCACTTGGTTACCActtcaaaaattcaattttcattatgaACTTAAAAGATCTATctaatcatttgatttgtgaaTTGTGACTCTATCAGATTATCACCGCTCACATATTAgcaaagttcaatatttttttgctcAAATTGTTCTTGAGTTATCATATGCAAGATCaagatatgggggggggggatataatCACCTCTGTGACCTTTGGGCCTGTGAACTCAAAATCTATCAGATCCTTATCACTCACATATGATGATGGACACAAGATTGAAGTTGGTCTAAAACAAGACATGTGACCTCTGACCCATGACCCCCAAATCTAATCAGATCATTTAATTTCTCTACAATTTTGAAGTTGATCAATCAAACAGTTCTTTAATTGGTCAATGGTGATCGTGAGAATATAATGACTAATGTTACATTTGACCTTTGACTAACAACCTCCACAACTAATCAGATCATCATCACTCCTACATACTGAGAAATTAACACGAGAACGTGAAGAAAGAACAAACAGAACCAGACTGACAACCTGAAAACACAATGCCTCCTAGCTGCAACCACCTACATGCAGTTGTTATAATGCATTTAGAAACAGTAATTTACCTTATTATGTCCAAATCCAGGTTCACACTGCACACACATCTTACACAGGCCATCTCTATCTAGGAAGAATCGAAGACCTTCACAATCATCAAAGCAATCCGGAGGTTGAGGATCTGATGATTGTCCATCATTACATGGGGTCTATAATCCAATCCAAATTAAAATCATGCAATCATGAATAGGAGCcttttatttaaaggacaagtttaccccaacaaaatgatgatttgaataaataaaaaaaaaagcatatataacactgaacatttcatcaaaatcggatgtaaaataagaaagttctgatattttgaatttttgcttgatttcacaaaacagttatatatgcacatcctggctgttatctcgtaaatattttttgaaatatttacgTCTGACGTCACGGCTCGGGATACTACATGTATTCCCGGGTTGTGAGGTTAGATGCCAGGATTCATGACATTTTTGCCTATTTCGTGACAATGGTTGGAACTATCTTTGGAATTGGTCACATGACAGGTTTAGACCAATCATCTGTGGATATAATCCAAATTATGCAGAACTGTATTGTATAAAGGTGAATCCAACCTTGGTAAAATGTAGACTAGGGGGCCTATCAATACATTACTATAACTAGttttaaaaaaacttttgaaTACAAGTTACATTTCAcaactttcaaaattcaaattaccgGTAGATCTTCTACATTGTATTTCTCagattttattcaaactttcaccaaggCAATTCATATTAATTATGGGTATCTTACAAGTTGTAGTCTTTCTCATAGTACTATTAGTCTTATAGATTTTGGATTGGATTCTCAAGTTCTCCTAAGTCATCCTAAAAATCTACCTTACCAGACTGCCAGATGTAAGCTCAAGCTGCAGGATTATAACTAAAAACACTGCCGACACGGTCACTTGTAGTTGTACTAGAAGCAACTTAGTCTTCATGATCCCTGTTGCTGTTGAAATTATTCAAACTCAACTTCACATCACATGATCCATCCAAAATCAAGATGGCAAGATCATTGGCAGAGTACGTAGTGGTACTGGTAGTGGGTCCTGATCCTGTCAACTGATCAAGGCCATCATCATCTTCGCATTATTTCCCTAGTCCAGACAGAATAGCAAAATTAGCATGCAGCCTGAAGCAGCTCACACTAGCTCACAGCAATGTTCAGCCACAGACACTCCACAGTGCAGTGCAGTCCGTTTACAATTATAGTCGATAGCCTAGGCTATAGCCCTAGTCTCCTAAGTCCTAGATACTTTCTTTAATCTAGGCTATTATGACGATTTTGCTAAATAAACGACAAAGATCAGTGTGCGCACTGCCATGTGAAGTCAATTTCCTTGTTTACAGTCTTCAATCAATGTCaagttaataaaataaaagatgaagaaaacGAAAACCGCGTAACCGCGCCCCTGACTCTCGCTCTTTAACTTTTAGGGAATTCCCCGTAGTTACATGTCGTGTGCACCAGCAGTTTTTTTGCACTTTCGTGTTTTTCGTCTGGAGGGTCCGGTGTTTCGAGAAAGTTTTTGTTATTAGCCTAAAAGTACCGGTATGTTGATTATGGTTTTTGAGATACCAatacaaatatatcaaattgtgaaaaataataaatgtatagatataataaaaataattttaaagctattggagattttattattttttatataaattacatgaataataattaaaaaaatacattgatcGAGGAATTGCCCTTGCCTACCTATACCGTCTACTATACCCTACGTACGTACACATAGGACCTACAGTAAGAATAGTTCCGTTTGCGCATTAATCGAGAAGCAAAGCCGAGAAGGGTGTTTTATTTCCAGATGACCATTGCGGCTCCATTGCTTTGTGGTCGTATTATTAGGTCAATTACCGGCTTATAACTTGGACAGGAGAGGAGCATGCGATTTTTAAGGTGAGTCAGATATCATCTCTCTCGAGCTCGGGCTATCAGTATCACTACCGGGTAACTCTCTCCTGACTGAGGCTGagctaacccagagagctccagcccgcgtagcagcccgctacgcgggctggagctctctgggttaaggCTGAGCCTGAGTCCTGACTTCATCCGCTggcttagacagctggcagccgtctgtttcgaggagttttttaactttttttttttttttaatttctcctcgtacacagacggctcgctagcgtgcagccaccattaggggacttgcaatgcaaaatccccccgtcggggctcttcaatttttgtctttaatgaataaaaattttgaaaattaacgcgaccaaaatgcaaattaatattccctcttggcattaattgccaaaaaacggagaaaaatcaagttaaaaggaacaaaaacagtgacttacctcggctgtcgcgcaaattcacttccccgttttatctgatcttaagtacataaacatattgccattgagtcccctgtacagatcgcgctagaagtagaacttcggtctctgtatttggtgagtgaagccaacggagttca contains these protein-coding regions:
- the LOC129262130 gene encoding uncharacterized protein LOC129262130, encoding MKTKLLLVQLQVTVSAVFLVIILQLELTSGSLTPCNDGQSSDPQPPDCFDDCEGLRFFLDRDGLCKMCVQCEPGFGHNKYCGDGENGDAVCVPCPEDHYSYNHYDCVACRLCENTVIDQECSFSTDRVCGECLPGFYKDPQNPDLCNQKCEKLSNPRMIPACKVWLENQQVTTVATITSWMSSLPLYPDHVARGVSTRVVIIIILLAVVLIGGSVIPVYVCYKHCRNDRKPSSETVLGDVETHSYPDETHGREDHGLSDSGSIGGIVIVANNHTGVKAMVVDTVPLVTAGQCQTQEQTLSGGSGENVEDDKDCEKTVLEAFHSANEINYPEGSSILQRKEHPTCGNSEIPLPYVNKTDSDHKVVDDLKENGNSSSDFHPFLNSHCRDSGKPPLEISEGLCVSDTCDHPSSSRRLEQDIVNGLETSDGGSPIFSIESDVAPTNVGGGREEEGNSCKAVPYEKQTLLSDATLQCTSTNVIGLDEDNLQTETSDLDGAQRNNMRLGFEENYAKREELECLLPDPDSNYQHGEGKQENLIASANAKKSQPTKENRKDDSSKNGSFRSGMSENARTLRSSEDNESVPLHLGSGDTKDSLDGPANGEEAVDSRSREETDEYQRLLPDKQEEKVGGDVSGGDGTGWRGSAEEETRRPRDGEGKDAPLEMNLDFPAQHGSNDKPQKLILNITGPVTNLVIGNQTHNYNNAGPPQ